The genomic segment CAGTTGCGCGTCTTTCCGTCCCGTGTCTGACCATGGTTGAAGAAGGCCTGCACCTTCACCACATCCCCGCAGAAATAGCGCATCACGTCAATGGAGTGGGGGTGCAGCGCGCGGATGTGGAAATGTTCCGCCGTCTCGTTCGGGTTGTCAATCCACATGGTCATGTTCAGGATGTGCGGATGCCCCAGGCGTCCCTCGTCAAGCCAGGTTTTCGCCAGTTTTGCCGCCGGAGTGAAGCGGTGGTTCAGGTCAATGGCGTAGCGCACGTTGTTCTTCCGGGCCAGCGCCACCATTTTGGCCGCCTTCGCCACCTCGTTCGAGATGGGCTTCTCGCCCAGGGTGGGGATTCCCGCCCCAAGCAGCTCCATCGTCGGCGCGAAGTGGTCCCCGCCGTTCTCCTTCCCCGCCGTGCACATGCTGGCGCAGTCAATCTTGACGCCCGAGGCCAGCATTTCCCGGACACTGTAAAACGCCTTTGCGCCGTAGTCCGCCGCGGCCTTGTCCGCCCGCTCCCGGATGATGTCGCACACCGCGACGATCTTCGCGAGGGGGTTGTTCATGTAACAGCGGGCGTGAACATTGCCAATGCCGCCCATGCCGACGATTGCGACTTTCAACGGTGCCATTGCTGGGGTTCCTTGCGGGTTGGGACGCTTCCTGAACGCGGTGCATTCAAGCATTTTTGCGGGGGCATGTCAAATTGCGGGGGCGTGGCCTGGTGAATTTCCGGGTACAGCCACCGACGCGGAGGCGGGCATTTTCTCCGAGCCGTGGCCCTGTGCCGCGTCGTTGGCAGTCCCCTCATGTTTCGCGATATGCCAAGGGGACTGGCAACGGTTGCGTCTTGGGCCTGTGGTGTGTCTGTCAGCCCGACTTACGCAACCGGTGCCTGTACCCTGGGCGGGGCATCCGACCCTGCGCTGCCGCAGGACAGGAGGAATTCCCCCCCCTGCCCCCCCGCAAGCAGGGGGGATAAGAAAAGAGAAGCGCCCGCACCGGGGTTTTCAGGGTGGACAGGGTGGACATTGTCCGCAAAGACGGGAAGACGCTGTCTGCGCCCGTGTCGGTCCTTGTCCGTCACTTGAGCAGCCATGTGAGCAGTAATACAGCGCCCATGCAGAGGAGAATGGTCACGAGAATGATGGCCATCACCGTGATGGGCACGATATAAATGGACAGCCTGTCCCCGTCCTTTTCTGGAAGATGTCCCCGAATCAATGCGCGGAGACTGAAAAACAGCGGGGCAAGCATGAACATCGAATAACTGACGGGTGACAATATCTCCCAACGCTCCAGCGACCGGCCTGAACCATTCGGCCCCCAGGCATCGAGCATGCTCATGGACAACGGGCCAAGGAAGAGGAGAATCCAGAGCAGGGAGCCCAAGGCGATGAGCGTGAGCCCCAGACGGGAAAACTGGGACGGATAGTATTTCACTGAAGGCTGTTTTGCCCCGGCATCGGACTGGCCGCGCATCTCATGGTTCATTATGTAAACCCTTAAATTGCTATATAAAATAAAAATATACTAAAATAGCAATAAATATGCACATGAAAGAGCCGGCCATTATCAAGTAGGCTTCCGCCAGCCGCATAAACAACACGAACACCCCCCCCTGCGCCTTTTCCTCCCTGTCGAGCCCCCACACACTCAGAAACAGCGCAGTGAGATTAAAGACCGCCAAAAACGAAAGTTCGGTTAAACCCGGATAAGAGGCTTCTTCTGTTTGGAGTGACCGC from the Candidatus Hydrogenedentota bacterium genome contains:
- a CDS encoding Gfo/Idh/MocA family oxidoreductase: MAPLKVAIVGMGGIGNVHARCYMNNPLAKIVAVCDIIRERADKAAADYGAKAFYSVREMLASGVKIDCASMCTAGKENGGDHFAPTMELLGAGIPTLGEKPISNEVAKAAKMVALARKNNVRYAIDLNHRFTPAAKLAKTWLDEGRLGHPHILNMTMWIDNPNETAEHFHIRALHPHSIDVMRYFCGDVVKVQAFFNHGQTRDGKTRNCWSNLQANMLFKNGVVGHLTGSYDAGGGFGLERCEVTGSLGRFVLEEACEDLTFYSRNNSTREAHHHLGGMTNFGETFASRIHVWLEQNRKRVKPEAVDGSGEDALRAQKIIEACITSWNTNKVVTEKY